The genomic region ACCGATAAACCAATTGTTGTGCATTGTGCCGGCGGATACCGTTCAGCAGCCGGAAGCAGTATCATCGATGAACAATTAAGCGTAGCTACTGTTTTTGATCTTAGTGATGCGGTAAAAGATTTTAAATAAGTCTTATCAAGATTTATTTTTTATATTTTTTGGAGAAATCCCAATTTCTAAAGGAAGTTGGGATTTTTCTTTTTACTGGAATTCGATCATTTTAAAATAAATTTTTAGAATATTAATAAATTATTAATCCTTCAGTAAAAGCCTTATTAATTTTCTATATTTACAAGGTTTGTTAGGGAAAACAGGTCAAAATTGCTCAAATATGGAGAAAATATTTAAGGTTAAAGTGAATGATACATCTGAATTTGAATTTTCCGAAAATCAAATTATGGAGTTGGATATTCAGACAAATGAAAATTCAAGTTTTCATATACTTCACCAGCATAAATCTTTTAAAGCTTCCGTAGAGAAAAGCGATTTTCTAAAAAGGCAATATTCGATAAAGATCAATTCAAATATGTATACTATCGATATTGCAAACGATTTAGATCTTTTGATCGAAAAAATGGGACTTTCTTTAGGTTCAGCACAACTTATAAATGATATTAAAGCTCCAATGCCGGGGCTCATTCTCGAGGTGAATGTAGAAAAAGGAAGCCAGGTGAAAGAAGGCGATTTTTTACTGGTTTTGGAAGCTATGAAGATGGAAAATACGATTACGGCGCCCCGAGAAGGCGTGGTAAAAAGTATTCAAATTAATAAAGGCGAAACCGTAGAGAAAAACCAGTTGCTTATCGAAATGGAATAATTCTTATTCCATAAAAAAGAACAAAAAATGAAAAAAATATTAGTGGCTAACCGTGGTGAGATTGCCCTGCGGATAATGAAAAGTATTCAGAAAATGGGTATCAAAACCGTTGCCATTTTTTCTGAAGCCGATAGGAATGCACCCCACGTAAAATTTGCTGATGAAGCGGTTTGCGTTGGACCGGCACCATCAAATCAATCTTATTTATTAGGTAATAAAATCATTGAAGTTTGCAAGCAATTAAATGTAGACGGAATTCATCCCGGATACGGATTTTTAAGTGAGAATGCCGATTTTGCCGAAGCGGTAGAAGAGGCCGGGATCTCGTTTATCGGTCCGCGTAGTAAAGCCATCCGAATTATGGGAAGCAAACTCGCTGCCAAAGATGCGGTGAAAAAATACGATATTCCTATGGTTCCCGGGATCGATGAAGCTATTACCGATACCAAAAAAGCTAAAAAGATCGCTGCAGAAATTGGCTATCCTATTTTGATAAAAGCTTCGGCTGGTGGTGGCGGAAAAGGAATGCGAGTGGTCGAGCAGGAAAAAGATCTGGAAGACCAAATGAAACGAGCAATAAGTGAAGCCAAATCTGCTTTTGGCGATGGTTCAGTTTTTATTGAAAAATATGTGGCTTCGCCGCGACATATCGAGATTCAGGTGTTGGCCGATACCCACGGAAATACATTGCATTTATTTGAACGGGAATGCTCGGTGCAGCGTCGTCATCAAAAAGTAATCGAGGAAGCACCATCAGTGGTTTTAGATGCTAAACTTAGAGAGGAAATGGGTAAAGCGGCAGTACGAGTTGCTGAAGCCTGTGATTATGTAGGAGCCGGAACGGTAGAGTTCTTGTTTGATGAAAACCGAAACTTTTATTTCTTAGAGATGAATACTCGACTTCAGGTAGAACATCCCGTAACCGAGTTTATCACTGGGGTCGATTTGGTAGAAGAGCAGATTAAAATTGCAAGGGGAGAGGTGCTTAGCATCAAACAAGAGGATTTAAAAATTAAAGGGCATGCGTTAGAATTAAGGGTATATGCCGAAGATGCTATGGATAATTTCCTGCCAAGCGTTGGGAAATTGGAGAAATATCAACTTCCGCACGGAGAGAAAATTCGGGTAGATAATGGATTTGAAGAAGGGATGGATGTGCCAATCTATTATGATCCTATGCTGGCAAAATTAATTACCTACGGAAAAAATCGAGAAGAAGCTATCCAGTTAATGATCAAAGCGATTAATGACTATCAGGTAGAAGGTGTTTCGACGACTTTAAGTTTTGGAAAGTTTGTGTTTGAACATGAAGCCTTTACTTCAGGGAAATTTGATACCCATTTTGTAAAGAACTATTATTCGCCTGAAAAACTTCAAAATGAAGTTGAAGAAGAATCGAAGCTAGCCGCATTGGTTGCCCTAAAGCAATATTTACAAGATCAAAAAAAGCTAAGATTACCAATTACTGAAGCCAGAGCATAGTTAGAGTGATCAATTATGAAATTTGATAATTTGAAAATGTGCTTTTTTCAGAAGCATGAAAAATGAGGCAAGAGGCAATACCGTTTTTAAACCTCGAGTTTTAAATTTTGAATGCTATAGCATTATCGCTAATAGCTGAGCGCTAACGGCTAAAAGCTTAAAATTATATCTATGAGTAAGAAAAATATAGAGCAACTACACCAAAAAATAAAACAGGCACATCTTGGAGGAGGTGAAAAGCGAATAGCAAAACAGCACGAAAAGAAGAAGCTTACGGCAAGGGAACGAATCGATTATTTACTTGATGAGGGCTCCTTTGAAGAAATCGGGATTTTAGTAACACATCGTACAACCGATTTTGGGATGCAGGAGCAAAAGTATTATGGTGATGGTGTGGTAACCGGGTACGGCACAATCAATGGCCGATTGGTTTATGTTTTTGCTCAGGATTTTACAGTTTTTGGTGGAGCGCTTTCTGAGACTCATGCCGAGAAGATTTGCAAAGTAATGGATCTTGCAGTAAAAACCGGTGCGCCAATGATAGGTTTAAATGATTCTGGTGGAGCCAGAATTCAGGAAGGAGTAAAGTCGCTTGGTGGTTATGCCGATATTTTCCATCGCAATGTAAAAGCATCCGGAGTGATTCCGCAGATATCAGCGATCATGGGGCCTTGTGCCGGTGGTGCCGTGTATTCTCCTGCTATGACCGATTTTACGATCATGGTAGAGGATACCAGCTATATGTTTGTTACCGGACCAAATGTGGTAAAAACCGTTACAAACGAAAATGTAACTTCTGAAGAATTGGGCGGGGCCAGTACGCATTCCACAAAATCTGGAGTCACCCATTTAACAGCAAATAGCGATATTACCTGCCTGGAGGACATTAAAAAGCTGATAAGCTATATGCCTCAAAACAATAAACAAAAAGTTGAGAAATTGCCATTTGAACTGAAGGATGAAATTCGTGAAAAATTAGACGAAATTATCCCCGACAGTTCTAATAAACCTTACGATATGCATTCGGTGATCGAAGGGATTATCGATGAAGGTTCTTTTCTTGAAATTCATAAGAATTACGCTGACAATATTATTGTGGGATTTGCAAGATTAGGCGGAAGAAGTATTGGAATTGTTGCTAATCAGCCTATGA from Zunongwangia profunda SM-A87 harbors:
- a CDS encoding acetyl-CoA carboxylase biotin carboxyl carrier protein subunit; protein product: MEKIFKVKVNDTSEFEFSENQIMELDIQTNENSSFHILHQHKSFKASVEKSDFLKRQYSIKINSNMYTIDIANDLDLLIEKMGLSLGSAQLINDIKAPMPGLILEVNVEKGSQVKEGDFLLVLEAMKMENTITAPREGVVKSIQINKGETVEKNQLLIEME
- the accC gene encoding acetyl-CoA carboxylase biotin carboxylase subunit, with the translated sequence MKKILVANRGEIALRIMKSIQKMGIKTVAIFSEADRNAPHVKFADEAVCVGPAPSNQSYLLGNKIIEVCKQLNVDGIHPGYGFLSENADFAEAVEEAGISFIGPRSKAIRIMGSKLAAKDAVKKYDIPMVPGIDEAITDTKKAKKIAAEIGYPILIKASAGGGGKGMRVVEQEKDLEDQMKRAISEAKSAFGDGSVFIEKYVASPRHIEIQVLADTHGNTLHLFERECSVQRRHQKVIEEAPSVVLDAKLREEMGKAAVRVAEACDYVGAGTVEFLFDENRNFYFLEMNTRLQVEHPVTEFITGVDLVEEQIKIARGEVLSIKQEDLKIKGHALELRVYAEDAMDNFLPSVGKLEKYQLPHGEKIRVDNGFEEGMDVPIYYDPMLAKLITYGKNREEAIQLMIKAINDYQVEGVSTTLSFGKFVFEHEAFTSGKFDTHFVKNYYSPEKLQNEVEEESKLAALVALKQYLQDQKKLRLPITEARA
- a CDS encoding acyl-CoA carboxylase subunit beta, which codes for MSKKNIEQLHQKIKQAHLGGGEKRIAKQHEKKKLTARERIDYLLDEGSFEEIGILVTHRTTDFGMQEQKYYGDGVVTGYGTINGRLVYVFAQDFTVFGGALSETHAEKICKVMDLAVKTGAPMIGLNDSGGARIQEGVKSLGGYADIFHRNVKASGVIPQISAIMGPCAGGAVYSPAMTDFTIMVEDTSYMFVTGPNVVKTVTNENVTSEELGGASTHSTKSGVTHLTANSDITCLEDIKKLISYMPQNNKQKVEKLPFELKDEIREKLDEIIPDSSNKPYDMHSVIEGIIDEGSFLEIHKNYADNIIVGFARLGGRSIGIVANQPMSLAGVLDVDSSKKAARFTRFCDCFNIPLLVLVDVPGFLPGTDQEWNGIILNGAKLLYALSEATVPKVTVITRKAYGGAYDVMNSKHIGADMNFAWPSAEIAVMGAKGASEIIFRKEIKESENPEQKLAEKEAEYAEKFANPFEAAQRGFIDEVIMPKDTRRKLLKAFSMLENKSVLRPDRKHGNIPL